A part of Citrifermentans bremense genomic DNA contains:
- a CDS encoding 2-oxoglutarate dehydrogenase E1 component, with the protein MGILDNLSPLWIENQYEVWKKDPEQLSEAWRAFFNGFELGVNQPPQEAATLGPAEALKHSGVQSLIYRYRDIGHLLACTDPLSPCQIEHPLLSLDAFGLEPSDLDKTFHTKRFMRQSATLKEILQVLRSTYCGSVGVEFMHLQNPEERQWLIDRMEPVANRGRFDAEKRLRLLKKLKEAALFERELHKKFPGQTRFSLEGGDALIPLLDAAVVKAAELGVTDVVFGMPHRGRLNVLANIFGMPYENLFAEFGDNREYGVVGEGDVKYHKGYSVDLALPGERAIHLTLTSNPSHLEAIDPVVQGKCRARQDRMEEGAEGRVLPLLIHGDAAFAGQGVVAETLNLSQLAGYRTGGTLHVVLNNQIGFTTSAADARSSHYATDVAKMVRAPVFHVYGDDAEAVVHIAQLALEYRDRYRKDVVVEVICYRRHGHNEGDEPYFTQPLMYEQIKLRPPLHSLYEMELLGEGFAEEELKEVENEVAQRLSQAGGKSAEPVESAFMARWSGMKPGTEKVPVSTSVAAASLLELSEKLSLIPEGFQPHPKVAGILQKRREAVLKGGPLDWGNVESLAFATLLAQGVPVRLSGQDVRRGTFSHRHAVLFDQQDGSSYLPLAGVGAQSAFFCVYDSMLAEFSVMGFEYGYSIEAPEALTIWEAQYGDFANGAQVIIDQFIVSGEAKWGRSSGLVLMLPHGYEGQGAEHSSARIERFLELAAAGNIQVVYPTTPAQLFHVLRRQMLQPFRKPLILFTPKSLLRHPDCVSKLEELSSGGFKEVIADPPAAGEVQEVLLCSGKIYYDLLGRIRKDQVQGRALVRIEQLYPLPMDLLREELQRYPSGVRYSWVQEEPRNMGGWRFLHEPLCEILGVVPRYVGRPEAAAPASGSHRLDRVEQERIIEDALQR; encoded by the coding sequence ATGGGGATATTGGACAACCTGAGCCCGCTTTGGATCGAGAACCAGTACGAGGTATGGAAGAAGGACCCGGAGCAGCTTTCCGAGGCATGGCGGGCCTTCTTCAACGGCTTTGAGCTGGGAGTGAACCAACCGCCCCAAGAGGCCGCCACTCTTGGGCCCGCGGAGGCTCTGAAGCACTCGGGGGTCCAGTCCCTCATCTACCGCTACCGCGACATTGGGCACCTGCTCGCCTGCACCGACCCGCTTTCCCCCTGCCAAATAGAACACCCGCTCCTCTCCCTGGACGCCTTCGGCCTGGAGCCGTCCGACCTCGATAAGACCTTCCACACCAAGCGTTTCATGAGGCAGAGCGCCACCCTGAAAGAGATCCTGCAGGTGCTGCGCAGCACCTATTGCGGCTCGGTCGGCGTCGAGTTCATGCACCTGCAAAACCCCGAGGAGCGGCAGTGGCTCATCGACCGGATGGAGCCCGTGGCCAACCGGGGACGCTTCGATGCGGAAAAGCGGCTGAGGCTTTTGAAGAAGCTCAAGGAGGCTGCGCTTTTCGAGCGCGAGCTGCACAAGAAGTTCCCGGGTCAGACCCGGTTCTCGCTGGAAGGGGGGGACGCCCTGATCCCGCTTCTGGATGCTGCGGTCGTCAAGGCCGCAGAGCTCGGGGTCACCGATGTGGTGTTCGGCATGCCGCACCGAGGCCGCCTCAACGTGCTGGCGAACATCTTTGGCATGCCCTACGAAAACCTCTTCGCCGAGTTCGGCGACAACAGGGAATACGGCGTCGTCGGTGAGGGGGACGTTAAGTACCACAAGGGGTACTCCGTCGATCTCGCCTTGCCCGGCGAGCGCGCCATCCATCTGACCCTCACCTCGAACCCAAGCCACCTGGAGGCCATCGACCCGGTGGTGCAGGGGAAGTGCCGCGCCCGCCAGGACCGGATGGAGGAGGGGGCGGAGGGGCGCGTGCTGCCGCTATTGATCCACGGGGACGCAGCTTTCGCGGGACAGGGAGTGGTGGCGGAGACGCTCAACCTCTCGCAGCTTGCCGGCTACCGCACCGGCGGAACGCTGCACGTGGTCCTCAACAACCAGATCGGCTTCACCACCTCGGCCGCCGACGCCAGGTCCAGCCACTACGCAACCGACGTGGCCAAGATGGTGCGGGCGCCGGTGTTCCATGTCTATGGCGACGATGCCGAGGCCGTGGTCCACATCGCCCAGCTTGCTTTGGAATATCGCGACCGCTACCGAAAGGACGTGGTGGTCGAGGTGATCTGCTACCGCAGGCACGGGCACAACGAGGGGGACGAGCCCTACTTCACCCAGCCGCTCATGTACGAGCAGATCAAGCTGCGCCCCCCGCTGCATTCGCTCTACGAGATGGAGCTTCTGGGGGAGGGATTCGCCGAGGAGGAGCTGAAGGAGGTCGAGAACGAGGTGGCGCAGCGCCTCTCCCAGGCAGGGGGGAAAAGCGCCGAACCGGTCGAGAGCGCATTTATGGCGCGCTGGAGCGGCATGAAGCCGGGGACGGAAAAAGTCCCGGTCTCCACCTCTGTTGCGGCGGCTTCGCTCTTGGAGCTCTCGGAAAAGCTCAGCCTCATTCCCGAGGGGTTCCAGCCGCATCCGAAGGTTGCGGGCATCCTGCAGAAGCGGCGCGAGGCCGTGCTGAAGGGGGGACCGCTTGACTGGGGGAACGTGGAGAGCCTAGCTTTCGCCACACTTCTGGCGCAGGGGGTTCCGGTCCGCCTCTCCGGGCAGGATGTCAGGCGCGGCACCTTCAGCCACCGGCACGCCGTCCTCTTCGACCAGCAAGACGGCAGCTCCTACCTGCCGCTTGCCGGAGTCGGCGCGCAAAGTGCGTTCTTCTGCGTCTACGACAGCATGCTGGCCGAATTCTCCGTCATGGGGTTCGAGTACGGTTACTCCATAGAAGCCCCGGAGGCGCTCACCATCTGGGAGGCGCAGTACGGCGACTTCGCCAACGGCGCACAGGTGATCATCGACCAGTTCATCGTGAGTGGCGAGGCGAAGTGGGGGCGCTCCAGCGGGCTCGTGCTGATGCTCCCGCACGGCTACGAGGGGCAGGGGGCTGAGCACTCCAGCGCCCGCATCGAGCGCTTCCTCGAACTGGCGGCGGCCGGCAACATCCAGGTCGTCTACCCAACCACCCCGGCACAGCTCTTCCACGTGCTGCGTCGGCAGATGCTGCAGCCTTTCCGCAAGCCGCTGATCCTTTTCACCCCCAAGAGCCTTTTGCGCCACCCAGACTGCGTTTCCAAGCTGGAGGAACTTTCCTCCGGCGGCTTCAAGGAGGTGATCGCTGACCCCCCCGCGGCAGGAGAGGTGCAGGAGGTGCTTCTTTGCAGCGGGAAGATCTACTACGACCTTCTGGGGCGGATCAGGAAGGACCAGGTGCAGGGGCGCGCGCTGGTGCGCATCGAGCAGCTCTACCCTTTGCCGATGGACCTGCTCCGGGAAGAGTTGCAGCGCTACCCCTCCGGCGTCCGTTACAGCTGGGTGCAGGAGGAGCCGCGCAACATGGGAGGGTGGCGATTCCTGCACGAGCCTCTTTGCGAGATACTCGGGGTGGTGCCCCGGTACGTCGGGCGTCCGGAAGCAGCGGCGCCGGCCTCCGGTTCCCACCGGCTGGACCGGGTGGAGCAGGAGCGCATCATAGAGGACGCGCTGCAGCGTTAG
- the odhB gene encoding 2-oxoglutarate dehydrogenase complex dihydrolipoyllysine-residue succinyltransferase yields MEIKVPAVGESVYEAVIARWLKKSGDVVSKDEPLCEIETDKVTLEVTSEADGVLTTLAAEGETVKIGAVIATIDARGAESAPAAGAAASAKSSPAAAPAAEAAPAKTAPKGAPPPISPSGRKLARELGVEPQDVQGSGRGGRVTREDLLKAEGAGPAPAGGQPSVQAQPAPAVKSEPAPAPPSRPAPSPSQEAERVVRKPMTQIRKRIAQRLVSVRQQTAMLTTFNEADMSQVMLLRQKYGEHFLKRHGVKLGLMSFFVRACCEALAQFPDVNARIDGDDIVYHNFCDIGVAVGSDRGLVVPVLRGAESLTLAGIEQRIAEYAEKVRKNRIAIADLEGGTFTISNGGVYGSMLSTPILNPPQSGVLGMHAIQKRAVVVGDEIVIRPMMYLALSYDHRIVDGQGAVGFLKLVKEYIEEPEELLLEG; encoded by the coding sequence ATGGAAATCAAGGTTCCCGCGGTGGGCGAGTCGGTATATGAGGCGGTGATCGCCAGGTGGCTCAAGAAGTCGGGCGACGTCGTGTCTAAGGACGAGCCGCTTTGCGAGATCGAAACGGACAAGGTGACCCTGGAGGTGACCTCTGAGGCGGACGGCGTTTTGACCACCCTGGCGGCCGAGGGGGAGACGGTGAAGATCGGCGCGGTGATCGCCACCATAGACGCCCGCGGCGCCGAGTCCGCACCCGCCGCAGGCGCTGCCGCTTCGGCGAAGTCCTCGCCTGCAGCCGCCCCTGCCGCCGAGGCCGCCCCGGCCAAGACGGCCCCAAAGGGTGCGCCACCTCCCATCTCGCCATCTGGGCGCAAGCTGGCGCGCGAGCTGGGCGTGGAGCCACAGGATGTGCAGGGATCCGGGCGTGGGGGGCGCGTGACCAGGGAGGACCTTCTGAAGGCAGAGGGGGCCGGGCCCGCTCCCGCCGGTGGCCAACCCTCCGTGCAGGCACAGCCTGCGCCGGCTGTGAAGTCCGAGCCGGCACCCGCTCCCCCGTCACGTCCCGCCCCGTCCCCTTCCCAAGAGGCGGAGCGCGTGGTCCGAAAGCCGATGACGCAGATCCGGAAGCGGATCGCGCAGCGGCTGGTCTCGGTGCGGCAGCAGACCGCCATGCTCACCACCTTCAACGAGGCGGACATGAGCCAGGTGATGCTGCTGCGCCAGAAGTACGGCGAACACTTCCTGAAGCGCCACGGCGTGAAGCTCGGGCTGATGTCCTTTTTCGTCCGCGCCTGCTGCGAGGCGCTGGCCCAGTTCCCTGACGTGAATGCGAGGATCGACGGCGACGACATCGTCTACCACAACTTCTGCGACATTGGGGTCGCCGTCGGTAGCGATAGGGGGCTCGTGGTGCCGGTCTTGAGGGGCGCGGAGAGCCTCACGCTCGCGGGGATCGAGCAGCGGATCGCGGAGTACGCCGAGAAGGTGCGCAAAAACCGCATCGCCATCGCCGACCTGGAGGGGGGGACCTTCACCATCTCCAACGGCGGCGTCTACGGTTCCATGCTTTCCACCCCGATCCTCAATCCGCCGCAAAGCGGGGTGTTGGGGATGCACGCGATCCAAAAGCGCGCCGTAGTGGTGGGGGACGAGATCGTCATCCGCCCCATGATGTACCTGGCGCTCTCCTACGATCACCGCATCGTGGACGGGCAGGGGGCAGTCGGGTTCCTGAAGCTGGTGAAGGAGTACATCGAGGAGCCGGAGGAGTTGCTGCTCGAAGGGTAG
- the lpdA gene encoding dihydrolipoyl dehydrogenase produces the protein MSEEIFDLVVIGAGPGGYVAAIRAAQLGMTVAVVEKRGTLGGVCLNEGCIPSKALLDSSELFHLAGHRFSAHGIEVAPPTLNLGQMMARKDDVVKKLTDGIAFLFKKNKIKSVNGTARLAGSDAAGVHKIEVQGGEEIRAKKVLLATGSDPVQLPSLPFDWESVVSAREALSFDKVPEHLLVVGGGYIGLELGSVWLRLGAQVTVVEMLPRLIAGSDGQVAEALLRSLKKQGMRFLLGAKVAGVEKREGSLLARVEVEGGVQEIGCDKVLVAVGRRPLTAGLGLEELGVALENGRVKVDEDYLTSVPGVYAIGDLISGPMLAHKAMEEGAVCVERMRGEPSLVDYGCVPGVCYTWPEAASVGKTEDALKEEGIPYKSGKFNFMGNGRAKCMDETEGFVKVLSDVEGTRLLGVHIFGPRASDMIAEAVTVMSFGGSSEDIALIMHAHPTLSEAMKEAALDVDKRAIHG, from the coding sequence ATGTCCGAAGAGATATTCGATCTGGTGGTGATTGGCGCGGGGCCCGGAGGCTACGTCGCCGCCATACGGGCAGCGCAGCTGGGGATGACCGTGGCCGTGGTGGAGAAGCGGGGTACTCTCGGTGGGGTCTGCCTCAACGAGGGGTGCATTCCCAGCAAGGCGCTGCTCGACTCAAGCGAGCTCTTTCATCTGGCCGGGCACCGCTTCTCAGCGCACGGCATCGAGGTGGCGCCTCCGACCCTGAACCTCGGGCAGATGATGGCCAGAAAGGACGACGTGGTCAAGAAGCTCACCGACGGCATCGCCTTTTTGTTCAAGAAGAACAAGATCAAAAGCGTCAACGGCACAGCGAGGCTTGCCGGCAGCGACGCCGCAGGGGTGCACAAGATCGAGGTGCAGGGGGGGGAGGAAATCCGGGCCAAAAAAGTCCTCCTTGCCACCGGCAGCGACCCGGTGCAGCTTCCCTCCCTTCCCTTCGACTGGGAATCCGTCGTGAGCGCCCGCGAGGCGCTCAGCTTCGACAAGGTCCCCGAGCACCTGCTCGTGGTCGGAGGCGGCTACATAGGGCTCGAGCTCGGATCGGTCTGGCTCAGGCTGGGCGCCCAGGTCACCGTGGTGGAGATGCTCCCGCGGCTCATCGCGGGGAGCGACGGCCAGGTGGCGGAGGCGCTTTTGCGCTCGCTCAAGAAGCAGGGGATGCGCTTTTTGCTGGGGGCGAAGGTGGCCGGCGTCGAGAAGCGCGAAGGATCACTGCTGGCGCGGGTGGAGGTCGAGGGAGGGGTGCAGGAGATCGGCTGCGACAAGGTCCTCGTCGCGGTGGGGCGCAGGCCGCTGACCGCGGGGCTCGGGCTGGAAGAGCTGGGTGTCGCCCTGGAAAACGGGCGCGTCAAGGTGGACGAGGATTACCTTACCAGCGTCCCCGGCGTCTACGCCATAGGGGACCTGATCTCGGGTCCGATGCTGGCACACAAGGCGATGGAGGAAGGGGCGGTCTGCGTCGAGAGGATGCGCGGGGAGCCGAGCCTTGTCGATTACGGCTGCGTCCCTGGCGTCTGCTACACCTGGCCTGAGGCGGCGTCGGTTGGCAAAACCGAGGACGCGCTCAAGGAGGAGGGGATTCCCTACAAAAGCGGCAAGTTCAACTTCATGGGCAACGGGCGCGCCAAGTGCATGGACGAGACCGAAGGGTTCGTCAAGGTGCTCTCCGACGTCGAAGGGACGCGTCTTCTCGGGGTGCACATCTTCGGCCCGCGCGCCTCAGACATGATAGCCGAAGCGGTGACGGTGATGAGCTTTGGCGGCAGCAGCGAGGACATCGCCCTCATCATGCACGCCCACCCGACCCTCTCCGAGGCGATGAAGGAGGCGGCCTTGGACGTGGACAAAAGGGCGATACACGGCTGA
- the lipB gene encoding lipoyl(octanoyl) transferase LipB, whose product MICKDVGVIGYAEALRIQEQLVVEVQQGGEEALLLLEHLPVYTIGAGGSTENVLDPELEPVRVNRGGDVTYHGPGQLVCYPILDLSRRGRDLHRYLRFLELFLVEICADLGVACHTVPGRTGVWTGNGKLASIGVGVRRWVSMHGFALNVSPDTAPFSRINPCGMPDCRITSLSLELGEELFVDDLKETVAERFQPLLHQHLPR is encoded by the coding sequence ATGATCTGCAAAGACGTAGGCGTCATCGGCTATGCCGAGGCGCTCCGGATACAGGAACAACTGGTGGTGGAGGTGCAACAGGGGGGCGAGGAGGCCCTCTTGCTGCTTGAGCACCTCCCCGTCTACACCATCGGCGCGGGGGGGAGCACGGAGAACGTTCTCGACCCGGAACTTGAGCCGGTCCGGGTGAACCGCGGCGGGGACGTCACCTACCACGGCCCGGGGCAGCTGGTATGCTATCCCATCCTCGACCTTTCACGGCGCGGGCGCGACCTGCATCGCTACCTTCGTTTCCTGGAGCTTTTCCTGGTCGAGATTTGCGCCGACCTCGGGGTTGCCTGCCATACCGTTCCCGGGCGCACAGGCGTCTGGACCGGCAACGGTAAGCTGGCCTCGATAGGGGTAGGGGTGAGGCGCTGGGTCTCCATGCACGGCTTTGCGCTCAACGTCTCCCCGGACACCGCGCCCTTTTCCCGGATCAACCCCTGCGGCATGCCCGACTGTCGCATCACCTCCCTGAGTCTTGAGCTCGGGGAGGAGCTTTTCGTCGACGACCTGAAAGAAACGGTCGCCGAGCGCTTCCAACCGCTTCTGCACCAGCACCTGCCACGATAG
- a CDS encoding Lon protease family protein — MSETDCRVPVEKLRWVCDPALFNFKTTEEIAGLQGNIAQNRATAAIDFGLGMPNNGFNIYLAGDTGTGRTSTIRQMLQKYVKGTSPPSDWCYVHNFDAPDAPLALALPAGMGKELAADMRELLDYMRSDIPTALESKEYETNRVTLIEQFQEKNGEIFSELEKEATDRGFALQRTVSGLVIVPQKEGRNFTQEEYEALEKGEREQLDSVGRELTERLNDCLRQVRENEKLLRDALSQLDRELGLSAVGHHLDPLKEKYVGFQKVQKYLDDVQEDLLLNLEDFKPQVAPPQIPGLKLPKQEPTFERYEVNVLVENNPDNGAPMVFESNPTYTNLFGRIENIMQMGGVASTNFTLIKPGALHRANGGYLIVDAREVLINPFAWESLKRCIRNMEIKIEDVLEQYRFMTVVSLKPEPIPLNAKIIMIGSLWIYYLLFYMEPDYRKFFKVKADFDNQIHRTPEVMQDYALFVAAHCCKEGLLPFDTTGVAALLEYASLLVEDQERLSSQFTELSDLIREASYWAQREGAEVVDRGWVKRAVHEKTFRSNRIEERIQEYLAKGVILCDTKGSVVGQINGLSVMTLGDYTFGRPSRLTIRVSQGRAGMVNIEREVKLSGPIHDKGVLILTGYLAGKFAQDQPLSFSAHICFEQSYEGVEGDSASSAELYGLLSALSGLPIRQGIAVTGSVNQLGQIQPIGGVNYKIEGFYNVCKAKGLTGEQGVLIPKINEHNLMLNDEVVQAVQDGMFHIWSVQEVDQGIEILTGVAAGKMAEDGSYPEGSVNFLVQKRLKQMFENMRRLAQQDKDPAKEEGALPLPGTGPLKE, encoded by the coding sequence ATGTCCGAAACCGACTGCCGGGTACCTGTAGAGAAGCTTCGCTGGGTGTGCGACCCCGCCCTGTTCAATTTTAAGACCACCGAAGAGATCGCCGGCCTGCAGGGGAACATCGCGCAGAACAGGGCCACCGCCGCCATAGACTTCGGCCTCGGCATGCCCAACAACGGGTTCAACATCTACCTGGCGGGGGATACCGGAACCGGAAGAACCTCGACGATCCGGCAGATGCTGCAGAAGTACGTGAAAGGCACCTCCCCCCCAAGCGACTGGTGCTACGTCCACAACTTCGACGCCCCCGACGCCCCCCTGGCGCTCGCGCTCCCCGCAGGGATGGGTAAGGAGCTTGCCGCCGACATGCGGGAGCTGTTGGATTACATGCGCTCCGACATCCCTACCGCCCTGGAGAGCAAGGAGTACGAGACCAACCGGGTCACCCTGATCGAGCAGTTCCAGGAGAAAAACGGTGAGATCTTCTCCGAGCTGGAAAAGGAGGCGACTGATAGGGGATTCGCGCTGCAGCGCACCGTCTCCGGCCTAGTCATCGTCCCCCAGAAGGAGGGGCGCAACTTCACCCAGGAGGAATACGAGGCGCTGGAGAAGGGCGAGCGGGAGCAGCTCGACTCCGTCGGCCGGGAACTCACCGAGAGGCTCAACGACTGCCTGCGCCAGGTGCGCGAGAACGAGAAGTTGCTGCGCGACGCCCTCTCGCAGCTGGACCGCGAGTTGGGACTTTCCGCCGTGGGGCACCACCTCGACCCCCTGAAGGAAAAGTACGTCGGCTTCCAGAAGGTCCAGAAATACCTGGACGACGTTCAGGAAGACCTCCTCTTGAACCTGGAGGACTTCAAGCCGCAGGTGGCGCCTCCCCAGATCCCGGGGCTGAAGCTGCCCAAGCAGGAGCCGACCTTCGAACGCTACGAGGTGAACGTCCTGGTGGAGAACAACCCGGACAACGGCGCACCCATGGTGTTCGAGTCCAACCCGACCTACACCAACCTTTTCGGACGGATCGAGAACATCATGCAGATGGGGGGGGTGGCCAGCACCAACTTCACGCTGATCAAGCCGGGCGCCCTGCACCGCGCCAACGGCGGCTACCTCATCGTGGACGCCCGCGAGGTGCTGATCAACCCCTTCGCCTGGGAGTCCTTGAAGCGCTGCATCAGGAACATGGAGATCAAGATCGAGGACGTCCTTGAGCAGTACCGCTTCATGACGGTGGTCTCGCTCAAGCCCGAGCCGATACCGCTGAACGCGAAGATCATCATGATCGGGTCGCTTTGGATCTACTACCTCCTCTTCTACATGGAGCCGGACTACCGGAAGTTCTTCAAGGTGAAGGCCGACTTCGACAACCAGATCCACCGGACCCCCGAGGTGATGCAGGACTACGCCCTGTTCGTCGCGGCCCACTGCTGCAAGGAGGGGCTCCTTCCCTTCGACACCACGGGCGTCGCGGCCCTTCTGGAGTACGCCTCGCTCCTGGTGGAGGACCAGGAGCGGCTTTCCTCACAGTTCACCGAGCTCTCCGACCTGATCCGGGAGGCGAGCTACTGGGCCCAGCGCGAGGGGGCCGAGGTGGTGGACCGCGGCTGGGTGAAGCGGGCGGTGCACGAGAAGACCTTCCGCTCCAACCGGATCGAGGAGCGGATCCAGGAATACCTGGCGAAGGGGGTGATCCTGTGCGACACCAAGGGGAGTGTCGTCGGGCAGATCAACGGCCTCTCCGTCATGACCCTCGGCGATTACACCTTCGGCCGCCCCTCCCGTCTCACCATACGGGTCTCGCAGGGTCGGGCCGGCATGGTCAACATCGAGCGCGAGGTGAAGCTTTCCGGCCCGATCCACGACAAGGGGGTGCTGATCCTGACCGGCTACCTGGCCGGAAAGTTCGCCCAGGACCAGCCGCTCTCCTTCTCCGCGCACATCTGCTTCGAGCAGTCCTATGAAGGGGTCGAAGGGGACAGCGCCTCCAGCGCCGAACTCTACGGCCTGCTCTCCGCGCTCTCCGGGCTTCCCATCCGGCAAGGGATAGCGGTGACCGGGAGCGTGAACCAACTCGGCCAGATCCAGCCCATCGGCGGCGTCAACTACAAGATCGAAGGGTTCTACAACGTCTGCAAGGCCAAGGGGTTGACCGGCGAACAGGGGGTCCTCATTCCCAAGATCAACGAGCACAACCTGATGCTGAACGACGAGGTGGTGCAGGCGGTCCAGGACGGTATGTTCCACATCTGGAGCGTCCAGGAGGTGGACCAGGGGATCGAGATACTGACCGGAGTCGCGGCGGGGAAGATGGCCGAGGATGGGAGCTACCCCGAGGGGAGCGTCAACTTCCTGGTGCAAAAGAGGCTGAAGCAGATGTTCGAGAACATGCGGCGGCTGGCGCAGCAGGACAAGGATCCGGCGAAGGAGGAGGGGGCTCTCCCGCTCCCTGGGACCGGCCCCTTGAAGGAATGA
- a CDS encoding diacylglycerol/lipid kinase family protein, with amino-acid sequence MPSRCFLIVNPTSGSYSQKTVDRIMAGLRQRGLDPELMPTTSAADPALFAARLCAEHDDPLMVVAGGDGTVNGVLNGLVPGKATLGVVPLGTANVLARELGIASVDDALDRLARRATRPISVGEIERDGEKRRFLLMAGAGMDGAVVRGVRLSEKRILGKGAYLLSALRVLLSWDRSELSVTAAGRSLSCHGVIVCNAAKYGGNFVLAPEADLFSPGFQVLCIKGGRLAYLKLGLMLLFGGASVAGSVTSFAATELELSGDKAVQLDGDYFCCTPLRIRTLPDLVRLVL; translated from the coding sequence TTGCCCAGCCGCTGCTTTCTCATCGTGAACCCCACCTCGGGAAGCTATTCCCAGAAGACCGTCGACCGGATCATGGCCGGGCTCAGACAAAGGGGGCTAGACCCCGAGCTGATGCCGACCACAAGCGCCGCCGACCCCGCGCTCTTCGCGGCGCGCCTTTGCGCCGAGCACGACGATCCGCTGATGGTCGTTGCCGGCGGCGATGGCACGGTGAACGGCGTCCTGAACGGCCTGGTTCCGGGTAAGGCGACGCTCGGGGTGGTACCGCTTGGGACCGCCAACGTCCTGGCGCGGGAGTTGGGGATCGCTTCCGTCGACGACGCCCTGGACCGACTGGCTCGCAGGGCGACCCGCCCCATCTCGGTCGGCGAGATCGAGCGGGACGGGGAGAAAAGACGCTTCCTGCTCATGGCCGGCGCCGGGATGGACGGTGCGGTGGTGCGCGGTGTGCGCCTTTCCGAGAAACGGATTTTAGGCAAGGGCGCCTACCTGCTCTCTGCGCTCAGGGTGCTCCTTTCCTGGGACCGGTCGGAGCTGAGCGTCACCGCTGCCGGGCGAAGCCTCTCCTGCCACGGGGTGATCGTATGCAACGCCGCCAAGTACGGCGGCAACTTCGTCCTCGCCCCGGAGGCGGACCTCTTCTCCCCCGGTTTCCAGGTGCTCTGCATCAAGGGGGGGCGGCTGGCCTACCTGAAGCTCGGCCTCATGCTCCTTTTCGGAGGGGCCTCGGTTGCCGGCTCGGTGACCTCCTTCGCCGCGACCGAACTGGAGCTCTCCGGTGACAAGGCGGTGCAGTTGGACGGCGACTATTTCTGCTGCACCCCCTTGCGTATCAGGACGCTCCCGGACTTGGTCCGCCTGGTGCTCTGA
- a CDS encoding response regulator has protein sequence MAYPKIMLVDDTRLILELEKSFLKLSHVDIVTAGNGAEALELIRKDPPDLIFMDMHMPVMDGVACCAELKADPFLCGIPVVMLTTAGKEEDRERAKLAGCDNFLTKPLDRRLFLDLARKYTDAVERREPRIPCHLPALFLQGKTPVGGVVLDIGDGGVFVATRERLLLHQKLRLALYLQGERPRLLELKGWVAWLNEEGKRVHNSLPVGFGMEFLELGEEETAVLKSFLAALRPEEPPAS, from the coding sequence ATGGCTTATCCGAAGATAATGCTGGTGGACGACACCCGGCTGATACTGGAGCTGGAGAAGAGTTTCCTCAAACTGTCGCACGTTGACATCGTCACCGCCGGCAACGGCGCCGAGGCGCTGGAGCTGATCCGGAAGGACCCCCCCGATCTGATCTTCATGGACATGCACATGCCGGTCATGGACGGCGTCGCCTGCTGCGCCGAGCTGAAAGCCGACCCGTTTTTATGCGGCATTCCGGTGGTGATGCTGACCACCGCGGGGAAGGAAGAAGACCGGGAGCGGGCGAAGCTGGCCGGTTGCGACAACTTCCTCACCAAGCCGCTCGACCGCCGCTTGTTCCTAGATCTCGCCCGCAAGTACACCGACGCGGTGGAGCGGCGCGAGCCGCGCATCCCCTGCCACCTGCCGGCCCTTTTCCTGCAGGGCAAAACCCCCGTCGGCGGCGTCGTCCTCGACATCGGTGACGGGGGCGTGTTCGTGGCGACAAGGGAGCGGCTGCTGTTGCACCAGAAACTCCGCCTGGCGCTTTACCTTCAGGGGGAGCGCCCGCGGCTGTTGGAGCTGAAGGGATGGGTGGCCTGGCTGAACGAGGAGGGGAAACGGGTGCACAATTCTCTGCCGGTCGGCTTCGGGATGGAGTTCCTGGAATTGGGCGAAGAGGAGACGGCGGTGCTGAAGTCCTTCCTAGCCGCCCTCAGGCCGGAAGAGCCTCCGGCCTCCTAG